In Bacteroides coprosuis DSM 18011, the following are encoded in one genomic region:
- a CDS encoding UvrABC system protein C (COGs: COG0322 Nuclease subunit of the excinuclease complex~HAMAP: Excinuclease ABC, C subunit~InterPro IPR004791:IPR000305:IPR001943:IPR001162~KEGG: bth:BT_3266 excinuclease ABC subunit C~PFAM: Excinuclease ABC, C subunit, C-terminal; Excinuclease ABC, C subunit, N-terminal; UvrB/UvrC protein~SMART: Excinuclease ABC, C subunit, N-terminal~SPTR: UvrABC system protein C;~TIGRFAM: Excinuclease ABC, C subunit~IMG reference gene:2504106010~PFAM: UvrB/uvrC motif; UvrC Helix-hairpin-helix N-terminal; GIY-YIG catalytic domain~TIGRFAM: excinuclease ABC, C subunit) yields the protein MNVQKETKEDKLKREIYLKTLVSSLPETPGIYQYFDDKDKIIYVGKAKNLKRRVTSYFNKDHKANKTKVLVKKIRNIKYIVVNTEKDALLLENNLIKKHQPRYNVLLKDDKTYPSICVQNEFFPRVFKTRKIIKNGSSYFGPYTHLPTMYTLLDLIKKLYPIRTCKHNLSQENIKSNKFKVCLEYHIKNCLGPCEGLQTEEDYLQNIAEIKEILKGNTREISKQLKEKMERYAENLEFEKAHEYKHKLTLVENFRSKSEVVSTLIHNIDVFSIESNGEKSAYINFLHIANGAINQAYTIEYKKKLNETDSELLAMGIIEMRTRFDSNANEIVVPIPLDIDLDNVKFTIPQRGEKKKLLDLSRLNVKQYKADRLKQAEKLNPAQRNIRLLKEIQDKLKLQKLPMHIESFDNSNIQGSDPVAACIVFKQGKPSKKDYRKYNIKTVIGPDDYASMHEVVIRRYSRLEKEKQPLPDLIITDGGKGQMEIVRKALEEINLKIPIAGLAKDDKHRTSELLYGFPAQTIGMEPTSGLFKLMERIQDEVHRFAIQFHRDKRSKRQVQSELDNIPGIGPKTKEQLLKTFKSIKRIKEASEDDLITLIGHSKGTTLWKEIHNKN from the coding sequence ATGAATGTTCAAAAAGAAACAAAGGAAGATAAACTAAAGAGAGAGATTTACCTAAAAACTCTAGTAAGTAGCTTACCAGAGACACCTGGCATTTATCAATACTTTGACGACAAAGATAAAATCATATACGTAGGGAAAGCAAAAAACCTAAAGCGAAGAGTAACCTCCTACTTCAATAAAGATCACAAAGCAAACAAAACAAAAGTCCTTGTTAAGAAAATAAGGAACATTAAATACATCGTTGTAAACACTGAGAAAGATGCACTATTATTAGAAAATAATCTAATTAAAAAGCACCAGCCCAGATATAACGTTTTATTAAAAGATGACAAAACATATCCCTCAATATGTGTACAAAACGAATTCTTTCCTAGAGTGTTTAAAACAAGGAAAATAATAAAAAATGGATCATCCTATTTTGGCCCTTATACACATCTTCCAACAATGTATACGCTTTTAGATTTAATTAAAAAGCTATATCCAATTCGGACATGCAAGCATAATTTATCTCAGGAAAACATCAAATCTAATAAGTTCAAAGTCTGCTTAGAGTACCACATCAAAAACTGTTTAGGACCATGTGAAGGACTACAAACCGAAGAAGACTACCTACAAAACATTGCTGAAATAAAAGAAATACTAAAAGGTAATACAAGGGAAATTAGCAAGCAGCTAAAAGAAAAGATGGAGAGATATGCTGAAAATCTTGAGTTTGAAAAAGCACATGAATACAAGCATAAGCTGACACTCGTAGAGAACTTCCGAAGTAAATCAGAGGTGGTTAGCACTCTAATCCACAATATCGACGTCTTCTCAATAGAATCAAATGGCGAAAAATCAGCTTACATCAACTTCTTACATATTGCAAATGGAGCTATAAACCAGGCTTATACTATTGAGTATAAAAAGAAACTCAATGAAACAGATAGTGAATTGCTAGCCATGGGCATCATCGAAATGAGAACTCGCTTCGATAGTAATGCTAATGAAATAGTAGTACCGATTCCTCTAGATATAGACTTAGACAACGTAAAGTTTACAATACCTCAACGGGGAGAAAAAAAGAAACTATTAGACCTATCACGACTTAATGTAAAGCAATATAAAGCAGATAGGCTCAAACAAGCTGAGAAATTAAATCCAGCACAAAGAAATATTCGATTACTAAAAGAGATTCAAGACAAACTGAAGCTTCAAAAGCTACCCATGCATATTGAGAGCTTTGACAACTCTAACATCCAAGGAAGCGATCCTGTTGCAGCATGTATCGTATTTAAGCAAGGTAAACCCAGCAAAAAGGATTATAGGAAATATAATATTAAAACGGTTATAGGCCCAGATGACTACGCATCAATGCACGAAGTAGTAATAAGGAGGTATAGCAGATTAGAAAAGGAAAAACAACCCCTACCCGACTTAATTATTACCGATGGCGGTAAAGGTCAAATGGAGATTGTGCGAAAAGCCTTGGAGGAAATTAATCTAAAAATACCAATAGCGGGTTTAGCAAAAGACGACAAACATAGGACATCAGAACTCCTATATGGATTTCCTGCTCAAACAATAGGTATGGAACCAACTAGTGGATTATTTAAACTAATGGAACGAATACAAGATGAGGTACACAGATTTGCAATACAATTCCACAGAGATAAAAGGAGTAAAAGACAAGTTCAATCTGAGTTAGACAACATACCTGGAATAGGTCCTAAAACTAAAGAACAACTCTTGAAAACATTTAAAAGTATCAAGAGAATAAAAGAGGCTAGCGAGGACGATTTAATAACTCTCATAGGTCACAGCAAAGGTACAACCCTATGGAAAGAGATACATAATAAGAACTAA
- a CDS encoding D-tyrosyl-tRNA(Tyr) deacylase (COGs: COG1490 D-Tyr-tRNAtyr deacylase~HAMAP: D-tyrosyl-tRNA(Tyr) deacylase~InterPro IPR003732~KEGG: bfs:BF0110 D-tyrosyl-tRNA(Tyr) deacylase~PFAM: D-tyrosyl-tRNA(Tyr) deacylase~SPTR: D-tyrosyl-tRNA(Tyr) deacylase;~TIGRFAM: D-tyrosyl-tRNA(Tyr) deacylase~IMG reference gene:2504106011~PFAM: D-Tyr-tRNA(Tyr) deacylase~TIGRFAM: D-tyrosyl-tRNA(Tyr) deacylase) — MRIVIQRATEASVTIDNQVKAKINTGLMILLGIEDQDNTEDIEWLTNKVVNLRIFDDEDGVMNKSILDVKGDILLISQFTLHASTKKGNRPSYIKAAKPDIAIPLYKEFITTLESKLGKQIGTGEFGADMKVKLINDGPVTICIDTKNKE; from the coding sequence ATGAGAATTGTTATTCAAAGAGCAACAGAAGCATCTGTTACTATAGATAATCAAGTAAAAGCAAAAATTAATACAGGGCTAATGATTCTCCTAGGGATAGAAGATCAAGACAACACCGAAGATATTGAGTGGCTAACTAATAAAGTAGTAAACTTAAGAATCTTTGATGACGAAGATGGAGTAATGAATAAATCCATTCTAGATGTTAAAGGCGATATTTTATTAATCAGTCAATTTACACTCCATGCTTCCACTAAGAAAGGAAATAGACCTTCATATATAAAAGCAGCAAAACCAGACATAGCCATTCCCTTATATAAGGAATTTATAACCACATTAGAGAGTAAGCTAGGCAAACAAATTGGTACAGGTGAGTTTGGAGCAGACATGAAAGTTAAGCTAATAAATGATGGTCCTGTTACTATCTGTATAGACACAAAAAACAAAGAATAA
- a CDS encoding MazG nucleotide pyrophosphohydrolase (InterPro IPR004518~KEGG: bth:BT_3264 hypothetical protein~PFAM: NTP pyrophosphohydrolase MazG, putative catalytic core~SPTR: Putative uncharacterized protein;~IMG reference gene:2504106012~PFAM: MazG nucleotide pyrophosphohydrolase domain), whose product MTIEEAQKKVDQWINSIGVRYFNELTNMAILTEEVGELARVVARKYGEQSFKKGEKDNIEEELADILWVLLCLANQTDTDLTKALEQSFEKKTKRDKKRHLENQKLK is encoded by the coding sequence ATGACTATTGAAGAAGCTCAAAAAAAAGTAGATCAATGGATAAACTCAATTGGAGTCAGATACTTTAATGAGCTAACAAATATGGCTATCCTAACAGAAGAAGTTGGAGAACTAGCCAGAGTAGTTGCTCGAAAGTACGGAGAACAATCCTTCAAAAAAGGAGAAAAAGATAATATAGAAGAAGAGCTTGCAGATATCCTTTGGGTCCTACTCTGCTTGGCAAATCAAACAGATACAGATCTAACAAAGGCTTTAGAGCAAAGCTTTGAAAAAAAGACAAAAAGAGATAAGAAAAGGCATTTAGAAAATCAAAAACTAAAGTAA
- a CDS encoding deoxyribose-phosphate aldolase (COGs: COG0274 Deoxyribose-phosphate aldolase~InterPro IPR002915:IPR011343~KEGG: bfs:BF0108 putative deoxyribose-phosphate aldolase~PFAM: Deoxyribose-phosphate aldolase/phospho-2-dehydro-3-deoxyheptonate aldolase~PRIAM: Deoxyribose-phosphate aldolase~SPTR: Deoxyribose-phosphate aldolase;~TIGRFAM: Deoxyribose-phosphate aldolase~IMG reference gene:2504106013~PFAM: DeoC/LacD family aldolase~TIGRFAM: deoxyribose-phosphate aldolase), translated as MADKKLTKYEEALSKYNTALVDAEVNKEVKELIEKKYIENDTTDVKKFLFNCIDLTTLKTEDSPESVLKFTEKVNQFDEEYAELGHVAAICVYPNFAKIVSSTLEIEDVNIACVSAGFPTSQTFTEIKIAETSLALQDGATEIDIVINVGNFLSGDYETMCDEIEELKDVCKDHHMKVILETGALKTAENIKKASILSMYSGADFIKTSTGKLEPAATPEAAYVMCKAIKEYYLETGRKVGFKPAGGLSTVKDAITYYTIVKEVLGTEWLNNKLFRLGTSRLANLLVSDIKGEKINFF; from the coding sequence ATGGCTGACAAAAAATTAACAAAGTACGAAGAAGCATTAAGCAAATACAATACTGCACTAGTAGATGCTGAAGTAAATAAAGAAGTAAAAGAATTAATAGAAAAGAAATATATTGAAAATGACACAACTGATGTCAAGAAATTTCTTTTCAACTGTATTGATTTAACAACATTAAAAACTGAAGACAGCCCCGAAAGCGTGCTAAAATTCACAGAAAAAGTAAATCAATTTGATGAAGAATACGCTGAATTAGGTCATGTAGCTGCTATTTGTGTGTATCCTAATTTTGCTAAAATAGTAAGTAGTACCCTAGAAATTGAGGATGTAAATATTGCATGTGTTTCTGCAGGATTCCCAACATCACAAACATTTACTGAAATTAAAATTGCCGAAACATCATTAGCCCTACAAGATGGTGCTACTGAAATAGATATTGTTATCAATGTAGGAAACTTCTTAAGCGGCGATTATGAAACAATGTGTGATGAGATAGAAGAGCTTAAAGATGTATGTAAAGATCACCACATGAAGGTAATTCTTGAAACAGGTGCTCTTAAAACAGCTGAAAACATTAAGAAGGCCTCTATCCTATCTATGTACTCTGGGGCAGACTTTATTAAAACATCTACAGGAAAACTAGAACCTGCTGCTACTCCTGAAGCTGCTTACGTTATGTGTAAAGCTATCAAAGAATACTATTTAGAAACAGGCAGAAAAGTAGGATTTAAACCAGCTGGAGGTCTATCAACTGTAAAAGATGCTATAACATATTACACTATAGTAAAAGAAGTATTAGGTACAGAATGGCTTAACAATAAATTATTCCGTCTCGGAACAAGTCGTCTAGCAAATCTTCTTGTTTCTGATATAAAAGGAGAAAAAATAAACTTCTTCTAA
- a CDS encoding Trans-hexaprenyltranstransferase (COGs: COG0142 Geranylgeranyl pyrophosphate synthase~InterPro IPR000092~KEGG: bfs:BF0105 putative octaprenyl-diphosphate synthase~PFAM: Polyprenyl synthetase~PRIAM: Trans-hexaprenyltranstransferase~SPTR: Putative uncharacterized protein;~IMG reference gene:2504106014~PFAM: Polyprenyl synthetase): MSQLTEIRYPIEQELAEFQQIFDNSLTSSNPLLMRAIRHIRKSNGKMMRPILVLLLAKLFGSIKTNTLYSAVSLELLHTASLVHDDVVDESDERRGQLSVNALFNNKVSVLVGDFLLATSLVQVGLTRDCDIIDVVAHLGQNLADGEILQLSNVSNKEFSEDVYYSVIYKKTAALFAACAKVAALSAGASKESVIEATKFGEYLGICFQIKDDIFDYSDSSSIGKPTGNDMLEGKLTLPALYVLNKTNSEEIKELAFRIKGGEASLHEIHKFIGYVIDHGGIEYAESVMLSYRDKALEVIAPLPNNEIKDALKCYLDYIVLRKK, encoded by the coding sequence ATGAGTCAACTAACTGAAATACGATATCCTATTGAGCAAGAGCTTGCTGAGTTTCAGCAAATTTTTGACAATTCACTTACTAGCTCTAATCCTCTTTTAATGCGAGCTATTCGACATATAAGAAAGAGCAATGGTAAGATGATGCGACCTATACTTGTTTTGCTTTTGGCTAAACTCTTTGGTTCTATTAAAACAAACACACTTTACTCAGCTGTTTCTCTAGAATTATTGCATACGGCTAGTTTAGTTCATGATGATGTTGTGGATGAGAGTGATGAGCGTAGAGGTCAACTATCAGTTAACGCTTTATTTAATAATAAAGTTTCTGTTTTAGTAGGAGATTTTTTGTTGGCAACAAGTTTAGTACAAGTTGGACTAACTCGTGATTGTGACATTATAGATGTTGTAGCACATTTGGGGCAAAACTTGGCTGATGGCGAAATTTTACAATTATCCAACGTAAGTAATAAAGAGTTTTCTGAGGATGTTTATTATAGTGTAATTTACAAGAAAACTGCAGCTTTATTTGCAGCATGTGCAAAGGTTGCCGCTTTATCTGCTGGCGCTTCTAAAGAGTCAGTAATAGAGGCTACAAAATTTGGTGAGTATCTAGGGATATGCTTCCAGATTAAGGATGATATTTTTGATTACTCAGATTCGTCTTCTATTGGAAAACCCACAGGTAATGATATGTTGGAAGGTAAATTAACGCTTCCCGCACTGTACGTCTTGAATAAAACAAACTCTGAAGAAATAAAAGAATTAGCATTTCGTATTAAAGGGGGAGAAGCTAGCCTTCACGAAATTCATAAATTTATTGGATATGTAATTGATCACGGTGGTATTGAATATGCTGAGTCAGTGATGTTGTCTTATCGTGACAAAGCGCTTGAGGTAATTGCGCCACTTCCGAACAATGAGATTAAAGATGCACTTAAGTGCTATTTAGATTACATTGTTTTAAGAAAAAAATAA
- a CDS encoding DNA polymerase I (COGs: COG0749 DNA polymerase I - 3'-5' exonuclease and polymerase domains~InterProIPR002421:IPR008918:IPR002562:IPR001098:IPR 020046:IPR020047:IPR018320~KEGG: bfs:BF0104 putative DNA polymerase I~PFAM: DNA-directed DNA polymerase, family A, palm domain; 5'-3' exonuclease, alpha-helical arch, N-terminal; 5'-3' exonuclease, SAM-fold domain; 3'-5' exonuclease~SMART: 5'-3' exonuclease, N-terminal; Helix-hairpin-helix motif, class 2; 3'-5' exonuclease; DNA-directed DNA polymerase, family A, palm domain~SPTR: DNA polymerase I;~TIGRFAM: DNA polymerase 1~IMG reference gene:2504106015~PFAM: 5'-3' exonuclease, C-terminal SAM fold; 3'-5' exonuclease; 5'-3' exonuclease, N-terminal resolvase-like domain; DNA polymerase family A~TIGRFAM: DNA polymerase I) translates to MEQAKKLFLLDAYALIYRAYYAFIKNPRVNSKGLNTSAILGFVNTLEEVLNKENPTHIGIAFDPAGPTFRHEAFEDYKAQREATPEDIKIAVPIIKDIIRAYKIPILEVQGYEADDVIGTLAKQANEKEISTYMMTPDKDYAQLVDKYVYMYRPKYGDKEFEILGPQEVIEKYDLENQSQIIDLLGLMGDSADNIPGCPGVGIKTAQKLLKEFGSIENLIENTDKLKGALKKKVEANIEQIKFSKFLATIKVDVPIKLELDKLVREEMDKDKVREIFEELEFRTLLERVIKETDSPTLQIQTGPIQGDLFSEFATNTQDTQKESTEIALENNKKEYHLIDNEDDIEELSKKLMPFKEIALDTETTGLEAMEAEIVGISFSVKKNEAYYIPFPKDQEETKKRLNIIKPLLENKKSLKIGQNIKYDLLILKNYGIEVVGKLFDTMIAHYVVQPELRHNMDYLAEIYLNHITIPIEDLIGPKGKNQKSMRELSPEDVYIYACEDADITFQLKNAIEKDLKENQAEELFYTIEMPLVPVLTDMEYTGVLLDKKALKSLSKDFTDRLITIEEEIHKLADNDFNVSSPKQVGEILFDKLKIDEKAKKTKTGQYVTSEEVLLSYKDKHPIVEKILDYRGLKKLLSTYVDALPKLINKKTGKIHTSFNQTVTATGRLSSSNPNLQNIPIRDSDGKEIRKAFIPDQDSLFFSADYSQIELRIMAHLSHDNNMMEAFLHGDDIHAATAAKVYKQDINTITSDQRRKAKTANFGIIYGISVFGLAERMQVERKEAKELIEGYFETYPQVKEYMDQSIVEAREKGYVETIFNRKRYLPDINSRNAVVRGFSERNAINAPIQGSAADIIKVAMVNIHKRFKEEKLLSKMILQVHDELNFTVIPSEKEKVQQIVIQEMENAYKLSVPLKADFGWGENWLEAH, encoded by the coding sequence ATGGAACAAGCAAAGAAACTTTTTCTTTTGGATGCATATGCTCTAATTTACAGAGCATATTATGCATTTATTAAAAACCCAAGAGTAAACTCAAAAGGACTAAACACCTCAGCTATTCTAGGATTTGTCAATACCTTAGAAGAAGTACTTAATAAAGAAAACCCCACTCACATTGGTATAGCATTTGACCCTGCTGGTCCCACTTTTAGACATGAAGCTTTTGAAGATTATAAAGCACAAAGAGAAGCTACACCCGAAGATATAAAAATAGCCGTACCCATTATTAAAGATATCATCCGTGCATATAAAATCCCCATACTTGAAGTGCAAGGATATGAAGCTGATGATGTTATAGGCACTCTTGCTAAACAAGCAAACGAAAAAGAGATCTCTACCTATATGATGACTCCAGATAAAGACTACGCCCAACTTGTTGATAAATATGTCTATATGTATAGACCCAAATATGGAGATAAAGAATTTGAAATATTAGGGCCTCAAGAAGTTATTGAGAAATACGATTTAGAAAATCAATCTCAGATCATTGATCTTTTGGGTTTGATGGGTGATAGTGCTGACAATATTCCAGGATGCCCAGGAGTAGGAATTAAAACTGCACAAAAATTATTAAAGGAATTTGGAAGTATTGAGAACCTCATAGAAAATACAGATAAACTTAAAGGTGCTCTAAAGAAAAAAGTAGAAGCGAATATTGAACAAATAAAATTCTCTAAATTTCTAGCAACCATCAAAGTTGATGTTCCTATAAAACTAGAACTTGACAAACTGGTAAGGGAAGAAATGGATAAAGACAAGGTGCGTGAAATTTTTGAAGAACTCGAATTCAGAACTTTATTGGAAAGAGTGATCAAAGAAACAGACTCCCCTACCCTACAAATACAAACTGGCCCAATTCAAGGCGATTTATTTTCAGAATTTGCGACCAACACTCAAGACACCCAGAAAGAATCGACAGAAATCGCATTAGAAAACAATAAAAAAGAATATCATCTAATTGATAATGAAGATGATATAGAGGAATTATCCAAAAAACTAATGCCTTTTAAAGAAATTGCTCTAGATACAGAAACAACAGGATTAGAGGCAATGGAAGCTGAAATTGTTGGAATTAGCTTTTCTGTGAAAAAAAACGAAGCCTATTACATCCCTTTCCCTAAAGATCAAGAAGAGACAAAGAAAAGACTTAATATTATTAAACCTCTACTTGAAAATAAGAAATCGCTTAAAATAGGTCAAAACATAAAATACGATCTTCTAATTCTGAAAAATTATGGAATAGAAGTAGTTGGGAAATTATTTGATACGATGATTGCACATTATGTCGTTCAACCAGAATTAAGACATAATATGGATTATCTAGCTGAAATATATTTAAACCACATCACAATACCTATTGAAGACTTAATTGGACCCAAAGGTAAAAACCAAAAGAGTATGCGTGAGCTTTCTCCAGAAGACGTTTACATATATGCATGCGAAGATGCTGATATCACTTTTCAATTAAAGAATGCTATAGAAAAAGATTTAAAAGAAAATCAGGCAGAAGAATTATTTTATACGATAGAAATGCCTTTAGTTCCAGTACTTACTGATATGGAATACACTGGGGTATTACTAGATAAAAAAGCCTTAAAATCATTATCTAAGGATTTTACAGATAGGCTAATAACGATTGAAGAAGAAATTCATAAATTAGCTGATAATGATTTCAATGTAAGTTCGCCTAAACAAGTAGGAGAAATCTTGTTTGATAAACTTAAAATAGACGAAAAGGCTAAAAAGACAAAGACTGGACAATATGTTACATCAGAAGAAGTACTTCTTAGCTACAAAGATAAACATCCAATAGTAGAAAAGATATTAGACTATAGAGGACTAAAAAAACTACTCAGCACTTATGTAGATGCTTTACCAAAACTTATTAATAAGAAGACTGGAAAAATACATACCTCATTTAATCAAACAGTAACTGCAACAGGAAGATTAAGCTCAAGCAATCCCAACTTACAGAATATCCCTATAAGGGATAGTGATGGAAAAGAAATAAGAAAAGCATTTATTCCTGATCAAGATTCATTATTCTTCTCTGCCGACTATTCTCAAATAGAATTACGCATTATGGCTCATTTAAGCCATGATAATAATATGATGGAAGCATTCCTCCACGGCGACGACATTCATGCTGCAACTGCTGCAAAAGTATACAAACAAGACATTAATACTATTACGAGTGACCAGAGAAGAAAAGCTAAAACAGCAAACTTTGGAATTATCTATGGTATATCTGTATTTGGTCTAGCAGAACGCATGCAAGTAGAGAGAAAAGAAGCTAAAGAACTTATTGAAGGTTATTTTGAGACCTATCCACAAGTAAAGGAATATATGGATCAAAGCATTGTAGAAGCAAGAGAAAAAGGATATGTAGAAACAATCTTTAATAGAAAAAGGTATCTTCCTGATATTAATTCTAGAAATGCTGTCGTAAGAGGATTTTCTGAAAGAAATGCCATAAATGCCCCAATTCAAGGTAGTGCAGCGGACATTATTAAAGTTGCAATGGTAAATATACACAAGCGATTCAAGGAAGAAAAACTGCTATCAAAAATGATTCTTCAAGTACATGACGAATTAAATTTTACAGTAATTCCTAGTGAAAAAGAAAAAGTTCAACAGATTGTAATTCAGGAAATGGAGAACGCATATAAGCTCTCTGTACCCCTAAAAGCAGATTTTGGATGGGGAGAGAACTGGTTAGAGGCACATTAA
- a CDS encoding hypothetical protein (KEGG: bfs:BF0103 hypothetical protein~SPTR: Putative uncharacterized protein;~IMG reference gene:2504106016), with translation MRMKSFYRVLVLTILVTCTAFSAFAKQSVNTNNIVYNFEERNGLLVGQTLYKQEGKALSHYIRYNYTYDQNNKIVENNIQMWNKDKKQWDKSLSVRYEYNGQNVSTQCYKWDANKNSYKLLPKYNTSFIDPNL, from the coding sequence ATGAGAATGAAAAGTTTTTACAGAGTTTTAGTTCTTACTATTCTAGTGACTTGCACTGCTTTTTCAGCTTTTGCTAAGCAATCAGTTAATACAAACAATATCGTATACAATTTTGAAGAAAGAAATGGTCTATTAGTAGGTCAAACACTTTACAAACAAGAAGGTAAAGCTTTATCTCACTATATTAGATACAATTACACATACGATCAAAATAACAAGATTGTGGAAAACAATATCCAAATGTGGAATAAAGACAAAAAGCAATGGGATAAAAGTCTATCTGTTCGCTATGAATACAACGGGCAAAATGTAAGTACACAATGTTATAAATGGGATGCAAATAAAAATAGCTACAAGCTATTACCAAAGTACAATACTTCTTTCATCGATCCGAACTTATAA